From Leptodactylus fuscus isolate aLepFus1 chromosome 11, aLepFus1.hap2, whole genome shotgun sequence, one genomic window encodes:
- the NKRF gene encoding NF-kappa-B-repressing factor encodes MPRTKRVAMETGEETSVSLDDYRLYQENDRHWASRREFLARHLHEYPGRKMDQLISLSVVWSNMVFIGNRYSPQVTEKVHQMGEGIDIGEMPSYELVPGAKATKRPATEHAAGQPQKKKFGPRPRFEPVHFVVSTVEDDKQFQVNKKAESDTSSHGETQPNPDCNASSTVNDHSETEANPEPPMANEESKSDSSNFMTRMEQDYSAKFESHNSNMSKDFRSNVLDSWNDINKQGRKGIGFVKAPKKPGEFGREMASSSAGSANHVLYARNFINQLSAFVKAKLKTSQAGFGTRPIHYANLLNQSVQACKANPEYIYVPVKDIPPNDLPKLPKSQYNGFACEVRCQNIYLATSYSSVKLGARNKAAESAVKLLAQPKVNVVSVQRKFSDGYREDLVACDSDSPQNISSPALKQDDYYANKRPLAGPQPPKSTKSWSEFTITENADNAICILNNSAAINRMTVDYKYDKLPNDTWRCRVLVQDHCVAEACGSKKTSKTAAAKQAVQILKKAQPNQQKCAVTPFKDILIYEDEGNAISTLNITAQFNKVSIEYVIEKVTGKNCKCQVFIEQELVGEATDLKETVKLKAAKAAVEALKKTHPVVVNHAKEVPEEGVISRDQMQEVCEKKVYKPIKEDNVGNRLLRKMGWTGGGLGKEGDGIAEPVAVTEKFNRAGLGLTEGCEEITKKGIEKVIRNYVESNSPEDLKFSRELTKTERKLIHQIATKYKLKNKSYGKGTERFVVVSRKWNQRALIQQLRQDGQVGSYTLVRPDP; translated from the exons ATGCCGCGGACAAAACGAGTGGCCATGGAGACCGGAGAGGAGACGTCGGTGTCGCTAGACGATTACCGCCTGTACCAGGAGAACGACCGACATTGGGCCAGCCGCCGAGAGTTCCTGGCACGTCACCTTCATGAGTATCCCGGCCGCAAGATGGACCAGCTCATCTCCCTGTCTGTGGTGTGGAGCAACATGGTCTTCATAGGGAACCG GTACAGCCCGCAGGTAACAGAGAAGGTTCACCAGATGGGTGAGGGGATCGACATTGGTGAGATGCCATCATATGAGCTTGTGCCTGGGGCCAAGGCAACAAAGAGACCTGCCACTGAGCATGCCG cTGGGCAACCGCAAAAGAAGAAGTTCGGTCCGCGGCCACGTTTCGAACCTGTACATTTTGTTGTGAGCACAGTGGAGGACGACAAGCAGTTTCAAGTCAACAAAAAAGCAGAGAGTGACACAAGCAGTCATGGCGAAACCCAGCCGAATCCTGATTGTAACGCATCATCTACTGTCAATGACCACTCAGAGACGGAAGCAAATCCAGAGCCACCTATGGCCAATGAGGAAAGTAAAAGTGACAGCAGTAACTTCATGACCAGAATGGAGCAGGATTACTCCGCAAAGTTTGAGTCTCATAATTCCAATATGTCCAAAGATTTCCGTTCCAATGTACTCGATTCATGGAACGACATAAACAAGCAGGGAAGAAAAGGCATCGGCTTTGTAAAAGCACCGAAAAAACCCGGTGAGTTCGGAAGGGAAATGGCATCGAGTTCTGCGGGGAGCGCAAATCACGTCTTGTACGCACGCAACTTTATCAACCAACTTTCCGCTTTCGTGAAAGCAAAATTAAAAACATCTCAAGCAGGATTTGGTACCCGGCCCATTCACTACGCCAACTTGTTAAACCAGTCTGTTCAGGCATGTAAAGCAAATCCCGAATATATTTACGTTCCTGTGAAGGACATACCTCCGAACGATCTCCCAAAACTTCCCAAAAGTCAATACAATGGCTTTGCTTGCGAAGTCAGATGCCAAAATATTTACTTGGCTACCTCTTATTCATCGGTGAAACTCGGGGCTCGAAACAAAGCAGCAGAGTCTGCCGTAAAACTCTTAGCACAGCCCAAGGTCAATGTCGTATCCGTGCAGAGAAAATTTAGCGACGGTTATCGCGAAGACCTTGTGGCGTGTGATAGCGATTCCCCACAAAATATATCCTCGCCAGCTCTGAAACAAGACGACTACTACGCAAATAAACGTCCCCTGGCAGGTCCGCAGCCACCAAAAAGCACCAAATCCTGGTCCGAGTTTACCATCACTGAAAATGCCGATAATGCCATATGCATATTGAACAATTCTGCCGCCATTAACAGAATGACGGTGGATTATAAGTACGACAAGTTGCCAAATGACACATGGCGGTGCCGCGTATTAGTGCAAGACCATTGCGTGGCTGAAGCCTGTGGAAGTAAGAAGACCAGCAAAACCGCTGCAGCCAAACAGGCCGTCCAAATCTTAAAGAAAGCGCAGCCTAATCAGCAGAAATGCGCCGTCACCCCATTCAAAGACATTCTGATCTATGAGGACGAAGGAAACGCGATCTCCACTCTGAACATCACAGCTCAGTTTAACAAAGTATCTATAGAATATGTCATTGAGAAAGTGACCGGCAAGAATTGTAAGTGTCAAGTCTTCATTGAGCAAGAGCTCGTAGGGGAAGCCACTGACCTTAAGGAAACAGTAAAGCTGAAGGCTGCAAAGGCAGCGGTGGAGGCTTTAAAGAAGACCCATCCAGTGGTTGTTAACCACGCGAAGGAGGTCCCTGAAGAAGGTGTCATCTCTCGAGATCAGATGCAAGAGGTGTGTGAGAAAAAGGTGTACAAGCCGATCAAAGAGGATAATGTTGGAAACCGACTCCTGAGGAAGATGGGATGGACGGGTGGAGGTTTGGGCAAGGAAGGAGACGGAATCGCGGAGCCAGTGGCTGTAACGGAGAAGTTTAATCGTGCAGGTCTTGGCTTAACAGAAGGTTGCGAGGAAATCACCAAGAAAGGAATTGAAAAAGTTATAAGGAACTATGTAGAGTCCAACAGTCCGGAAGACCTAAAGTTTTCTAGAGAACTGACCAAAACAGAAAGGAAGCTCATCCATCAAATAGCGACGAAATATAAACTTAAGAACAAGTCTTATGGCAAAGGCACCGAAAGGTTTGTGGTAGTGAGCAGAAAGTGGAACCAGAGGGCCCTCATACAGCAGTTACGGCAGGACGGCCAGGTCGGCTCCTACACTCTGGTCCGGCCCGACCCGTGA